GCTTGGTCTGCTCAGCACCTGCAGGGGTAAAGCTGAGGCTGCTAAACCCACGGGGGTGTGCTGACCCCTCCTGCCACCCCTCAGGCCAAGGGGATGTCCCAGTCAGGACACCCACAGATCAAGTGGTGCCACCTCCTGCTGTTTGGAGAACTCAGCATCGTTCATTCGTCTGCAAAGGCTGAACTGCCAACAGCCCCCAGCAGCGGGGGATGCTGCCCTGCTGATGGtttagaatcattaaagttggaaaagatctctaagatcatcgagtccaaccatcactaaaccgtgtccccAACTGCCACCTCTCTGCATCTGTGTAGAGCATTGCCTCCCCTGGGCTGTTTCAACACAGCATTAGGAACTGTCAGGAAACCCCAAGTCCATGGAGGGATGGCAGCTCTCCTCCAAGGCTGATGCTGGAAAGCAGTGTCACCTCCCTCCCTGTCTATACCAGGCATCCTTCTACATatgaatacaagaaaaactgttcagagcagcagctgtggtgcaagataaacagcaggagaaccaaggacatctctagaagaaagaacagctcatggctctgattggataaACGCCCGCATGAACAGTTGAAGAGTGTAGAATGCTTTGCTGGGATGGAAGGTGGATGGAAAAGTTGTAGGGGCGGATGGGAAAGTTCGGAAAACAAAACTTGTGAAggtatataagtgatgtgagagCTTGTAGTAAACGATTTGGATCATTCACATCTGACTGCATGCATCAGACGCTGCACTCTCCCATCCCAGCTTCCACGTGCTCATTTGCTCAGATGGTGCTCAGATTACACCAGCACTGTGGCTCCTAACATGCATTTAGGGTGATAAATGCCCTCAAAGACAGCACCCTGCAGTCAGGGctttcccacagctctcccttcaGCTCCCCCCCAGCACCACCCACCCCTCCCATCAGGGCAGCCCAGCACACCTTGCCCCGGCTCCCGCAGGACTGGAGCCACCAGGACCTGACAGAAGGGCTCTGAGTATTTGGAGCAGAACGAGATGAGGGCAGCCATGAGGTGGCGGGAGGGCGGCTGTGAGAGGGACAGGACCTATGGACAGAAAAGACAGGGGATGCAGAGAGGGAAACAGGGTGTATTCAGGCTAGGAAAGCTCTGTCCGAGCACTTACTCGTGTGAGGaagagctgctcagccaggaCAGCTGCGCTGGTGTAGCTGAGGTCGGGTGTGAGAGCCAACAACCAGCTGCAGAACcgccccaggagctgctccgGGCACGTGGAGAGCTGGAGGAAGGAGCACAGCCCCTCGAGCTGGGGACAGCAGAAAGGACAGGGCTgtcagggacagcagcagcatcaaTGCCAGCTGCGAGGATACCACTGCTCACCTGGCTTGGAGAGCAGCTGTTGAGGATGTGCAGCTCAGGTGGGATGCTCGGCTCTGCGTGCTGCAGGGAAACACCATCCTTGGGTAAAACATCAAATAAACCAAGCCACAGAATGCTGCTCTAGGGCTTTTCTCCTCCCTACTGCCTCCCAGCCTGACCCACATGCTGTAGAGGAGGTGACACAGCTGGGCTGTTGTCCCCTGCCAGTCACCCTACAAAACCCATCTCCTCTCCCACTCCTTCTAGAGGCCCTGAGATGAGCCTCCATCTGCCCATCTGCACCAATGATGAAGGCAAAAGCAACCACTTACGCTGGCTTCTTGCAACAGCAACATTTTCAGCCTTGGTCCATGCATCTAAGGGAAGTGAGGTGAAAGAACAGAAGTCAGACTCTCAAAATTCACCAGCTGAAAGATGGGAGCAAAATCCTCAGGTGGGAAGCTGCTGGATCAGTTTGCTTCCTGATTTCTAGGAGAAGCACTCTGGGAAGCAGCATCCTCAAGTTATAAATCCTAAACTAGAATCTCTAAGGTACCAATGCCATacacacagcagcagtctgaagGCAGCCAGGAGACTTCTTTCACAGCAGGGAAGCTGCAGAGGCGTCCCCAGGAGACGCAGGGATGCTGCAAGAACAGCACCCACCTCGCCTCAAGGCAGGGAAGGCTTGGCAAAGGGAGTGCAGAGAGATAGCATGGAGGTAGATTGAAACTCAGAGAAAGCTGAAGCCCTCCCCAGTACCTGGATAAAGGACTGGACCTCCACTGCCACCTCTGGCCTCGAAATCCTGCTGGGCTCCTTGTCTGCATTCTGCTGGGGGCTTTCCAAGGCAGCCCCAGCCAGGCTCTGTGCGGATCCATCCCCCGATGTCTCCCCAGGCACCTCTTCTCCCAccccagctgtgccatccagACCTCCCTGCAGCTCAAACACCGCATCCTCCAGCAGTGgcctcttcccctccctctcctcacTAAACTCCAGGCTTTCCTCCAGCACCTTCTTGCGCTTCCCCAATGGAAGCACACAACCAGCCGCATCCCCATCCTGCCTGCTGAAGCACCACTTCAgtttcctcctcccctctgcttCGCTCTGGGCAATTTTCTGGCACAGACacttgagctgctgctggccggAGGCCGtcaggggagggggaggtggggaggagcGCTCCTCTccccgcagcagcagcacccccagTGCGTGCACCCAGGGGTCCGGCTGGGggtcctgccctgcagcagtgagcagctggcGGAGGCAGTCTGTGGGCACCACTGCTGCTACTGCATGCAGTAGGGAGAAGAGGTTCCTCTGGCACAGGacggggagcagcagcagccgtggTTTGctggaaaaggggagaaaaaaaagaagaggctgcatcactgcaaagcactgcacagctctgtgtgcccTCCTGAGCTGTGGAGAGAGGTGTGTAATAGCAGGAGGATGTTGGAGAGAACAGCAAACACCTCCAGTAGGTTCTGCAGAAAAGCCACGGGACCAccacccacagcactgcacgtGGACCACTGCACTGCGTGCGCAGGAATTGGGCACCTGATGCACCCGACCTCCCACTGAGCCCCGAGTTTCGGGATCGCAGCTGACTCACACAGCCAGAGCCCCATCCGGCCCGTCCAGCGTGGGCTCCTCCGCGCACAGCGCGCCCACAAAGCTCCGCCAGGGGAACGCGTGCCCCGGTCCTTCCTGGGCCTGCAGCCGCTGCAGCGCACGGAGAGCGGCCAACGTCCCGGCGGGGCCGGAGGAGAGAGCGAGGAGCAGCAGGCGGCAGGGCTTGGCCAGGAGCCGCAACCAGGGGAGCTCCATCCTTCCGCAGGAAAACCGGGCGGAGCAGCGCCTGCAGTGACCCACTGAGTGCTCCCAGAGCCCCGCAGCAGGGGCGGGCGGCACGGTTATGGGGAGGACGCCAGGAGGGGCGCGTTACCCCGCGTTACCCGGCCGAGGGTCGCAGCTGCGCTATGGGGCACCTCCACATCCCGTCCTCCGGGGGCAGCCGCAGCTCCACGCGGAACGCAGAGCGCTGCTCCCCCTCCCTGCCCGTCCGCGGTGGGGGAGATGGGGCGCCCGGAGTCCCCCACGCGCGGTTCGGACCCCCTGCAGCCACGCGCGCCACTTCCGCACCCGCCCcgccaaaaagaaaaaaaaccaaaagcgCGCGCTGTATGCAAATGACCCCACGTGCCAAGTGCAAAGGGTCCTTAA
Above is a window of Gallus gallus isolate bGalGal1 chromosome 26, bGalGal1.mat.broiler.GRCg7b, whole genome shotgun sequence DNA encoding:
- the FANCE gene encoding Fanconi anemia group E protein isoform X1 yields the protein MELPWLRLLAKPCRLLLLALSSGPAGTLAALRALQRLQAQEGPGHAFPWRSFVGALCAEEPTLDGPDGALAVKPRLLLLPVLCQRNLFSLLHAVAAVVPTDCLRQLLTAAGQDPQPDPWVHALGVLLLRGEERSSPPPPPLTASGQQQLKCLCQKIAQSEAEGRRKLKWCFSRQDGDAAGCVLPLGKRKKVLEESLEFSEEREGKRPLLEDAVFELQGGLDGTAGVGEEVPGETSGDGSAQSLAGAALESPQQNADKEPSRISRPEVAVEVQSFIQMHGPRLKMLLLQEASHAEPSIPPELHILNSCSPSQLEGLCSFLQLSTCPEQLLGRFCSWLLALTPDLSYTSAAVLAEQLFLTRVLSLSQPPSRHLMAALISFCSKYSEPFCQVLVAPVLREPGQGAEQTKLVCELVEECLEPDYVRMVLGQVLAVPLTEKLLPVVLAVLGRQEPLPSELFDLLVLTLCRQAPAFATSLSYAKLVTAVLTTYSSQPVPPQPSGGSSGWQQCSPEEISAGGAGQVSSEGTVGGFHGWRRGWLYVPCQHNRDPTCGHKSQACFLMGCGCAVLSQWML
- the FANCE gene encoding Fanconi anemia group E protein isoform X2 — its product is MELPWLRLLAKPCRLLLLALSSGPAGTLAALRALQRLQAQEGPGHAFPWRSFVGALCAEEPTLDGPDGALAVKPRLLLLPVLCQRNLFSLLHAVAAVVPTDCLRQLLTAAGQDPQPDPWVHALGVLLLRGEERSSPPPPPLTASGQQQLKCLCQKIAQSEAEGRRKLKWCFSRQDGDAAGCVLPLGKRKKVLEESLEFSEEREGKRPLLEDAVFELQGGLDGTAGVGEEVPGETSGDGSAQSLAGAALESPQQNADKEPSRISRPEVAVEVQSFIQMHGPRLKMLLLQEASHAEPSIPPELHILNSCSPSQLEGLCSFLQLSTCPEQLLGRFCSWLLALTPDLSYTSAAVLAEQLFLTRVLSLSQPPSRHLMAALISFCSKYSEPFCQVLVAPVLREPGQGAEQTKLVCELVEECLEPDYVRMVLGQVLAVPLTEKLLPVVLAVLGRQEPLPSELFDLLVLTLCRQAPAFATSLSYAKLVTAVLTTYSSQLSPSHRSRLAAALDGSNAALRRSLQAALGR